GGGCAGCACCTTACTCAGGAGCAGACTGTGCCCTGCTCTAGCTCTGCCCTCCGAGAGGGTGGGTTTGCTCTTTAGGGCCTGCTTGACTCTCAGACACGCTCCAGGGAAGATACCAGTTCAGGCTGCCCTGTTGGCTCAGCCAGGATGGGTCTGTTTCACCCACGGGTGTCAGTGCTAGACTTCTTGAGTCTGGTCTTCTAAGAGATCCATCTGGACAGGCTTAGGAGATGGTGAGGGTCTTGTACTATGACATGGCCCTTCTTGAAGTGGCAAACAAATTTTTAGTGGACTCCATAGTACTCAATTCCTGGTCCTTATACCTCTATGTACTCTTGCCTTGAGTGCGGGCAAGGCTCATGCCTTGTTGTCTCTAAAAGAACATACAAGATAAGGGATACCACATCCTCAGTTGAGTGACATGAGACTGTACCGCCGTCTGTCTGTGAATCTGTCCCTTGCTGGCTATGCAGGCAAATCCATGTGATAGAGTAGCCAGTGTCTTCCAGGAAACAAGAAGATGAGGTCTTCTATGTTCACCCAGCTCCCAGGTAACTGACATAGCAACCCTGACTACTTCAGTGGCTCCTATACTTCTATCTGGAGATGAAACATAGCCTTGCTTACATCTGATGGCATCCCTGTGGGGCCTTGAGCAGAGGACCCACTTAAGACAGGCAGGGACTCCTGACCCTTAGAAGCTAGGGATAATAAATATGCCCCAGACAGACGCTCTCTGTAGTGTTACTGGGCACACATCAAGTTTGGTTGGCACTTGTAAATCAGTCCAGAAGGAGGCTGGGCATTCTAGGCAAGGAGTGTTATAGCTGTTCCTGTCTGTGGGGCAGAGGTGTGCTAATCAGCTTTCCAGAATCGTCTATGTCTCCTCAACCTGGCTGACTCTCCAGCCGGTGTGGCTACTCATGGAGGCATGAAGAGAAGAGCCCAACCTCTCCTCCCTGGCCGTTCCCCGGTACACATCAGCCCCCACCCTTCTGGCCCTCTGTGGGCAGCTTTGGGAGTGGCCAGTACTCACCCTGTCCCACAAGCCATCCTGTCTGTGAGACAAGGAATACTTATTGCCAAGAGCCTCTGTGGGTCAGGAGGAAGCTAAGTCCAAGTTTCAGTGTCTCCCTGGGAATAGTGAATACCAGGAGGGCATCAGCATGCAGTTGGGAGGTTGCAGAAAGCCCCTGGCCTTGCTCCAGTAACATGTGAATTCACTTCAGACTACCGGAAGGTCCCTCAGGTAAAAGCAATTTCTGATTATGGGACAAGGCCCTGCTCAGCCTCCAGGACAATGACTCTCTGTTGACCTTACTCCACATGACTGTCCCATCCTAGCAGTGCTGTCCAGCTGGCAGGAGGGGCATGCTTGTGTCCCCTGCCCTATCATAAACTCAGGGCCCCGACTTCTTCCTCTGTATCCATGAGGTCTCTGGCTGTGGGTGTGGATGTCAAACCCATGCGAAATGGCAACCGCCCTAAGGTGAAGCTCAGATCTGGTTTCCCGAGCTACACAGTAGAGACGGAGACCCAAGTGCATGAGAAGAAAGCAAGAGTAGGGATACACGAGGACCCCAGAACAAAAGACCTCAGCGAACCGGACCACTGAATGCATTGCTTCCTTTATTGAAGGTGACTGAATGGGCTGCAATCTGTACATGAGGTGCTCTGGGCAGAGCATGGAAGTTGTACACATCTGGGAAAGTAGTAGCACACTGGCAGGCAGgtagacaaacagacacacaccaagGTCTAATGGTAAACCCGTGTGTGAACCCTACTGAGTGCAGACAGCCATCGGTCAGACCTTTGTGCCGCGCACACACCCCCTCACAGTCTGCGCCCCAAAGCTTGCCATTAGCGAAAGAGTCGAGGAAGGATAGAGTATGTGAGCAGGAAGGACACACCGCACCCTGCTGGCTGAGTTCACCAGGAAACAGCAGCGGCAAGGCAGAGGTTACCCCAAAAGCTGCTCCTACCCACACAGGCATGGGTACTTCAGAGACAATGCTGCTTTGGTGGTGTTGGGCAGCCTCTTGGGACTTGCCCCACGAAGGCCAACAGAGTTCCCAGAACTAGACAATTTGGCAGCCTCCGTTGCTTCCAAAGCTTGGAAGCAAGTAGCATATTTCGGTTCCCTATaggagggctgtgtgtgtgacAGGTAAGTGCTGTTCATTTCTGCTTTGGTTTCAAGCCTGTGGATCGACACAAGATCGTGCGTTCTGGGGGTTATGGGGCGCTTTCAGACCCTAAGTTTCAGGTTCTAGTTGGCTGGGCTCATCCACTGACTCTCACCTCTCACCTCATTTGGCCACGGGCCTGGGGATAGATTTGTCACCAGTGTCTCTAGACTGTTCCAACAGTACTagttctgttcttgcagaggatgcCACCATTGCTTCAGAACCAGGCCTGGCACTTGTCCCCTCTGacttggcttcctcctcctcctctggggaGAAGCTTTCTCGAGCATCAAAAAAGGTGACTGTCTCCTCCTGGGGCTTGTGTTCTTCCTGGCCTTCCCTATCGTCAGTGCTCCTGGGCTTTTTGGTAGGTGAAGAGGAGAACCCTAACTTGGGAAACCGGAACCAGCCCGCCTTCTCCTGTTTCCTGGGCAGTTCGGGGTCCAGCCGAGCAGTAGGCTGCACATGGACAGGAGATCTTTGGGTCGTGTCTCTGGACTCAGCAGCCATCTCTTCCACAGAGGAAAACCCAATACTCGGAAGCCAGGACCACAACAGGCTGGCCTTTTTaccttctgctttctgttttgtatCCATACCAGAGACCTTAACCTCCTGGCTGTCCTCAGGAAACTCAAGAATCTCTGCCGGCTCCTCATCAGAGGTGCTGTCTGCAAGCTGAGGCCCGGGAGGCATGCCAACACTGGAAGAGATAATCTCAAACGGCTCGCCAGTATCAGGTGGGACCTCGGCAGGAACAGTGTGCCCCCCTGCAGCGGCTGGCGAGGGAGCCCCACCCACACCCTCCTGCGTCTGGGAATCAGGAGCCACTGTATACACACAGGCCTGCACAGGGGGCTCTGGAATGTTCACTTTCAGCAAAGAAAAGCCATAAGAAGGAGTCTGGATTGTAGAAGCAGGGATTTCTGATTCCCTCACAATCTGAGTACAAAAGGCTCCAGGTGCTAAGGGGTCAGCGCTCGATCTCTCCATCCTGCTGGGAATAGCGACTTCTTGGCTTTCACCTCGAGCCCCCTGAATGTGCACTCTGACCTTAGAAATTGGGGATGCTTCCAAAGATTGCTCAAGGCTTGCTGGTGGCATTCTGGTGTCCTCGGTGCCTGTCTTTAGAATGCTGGCTTCCCAGGGCTCAGGGCTACCTGTATGCGTGGGACTAGCAATGCTGGTCTCGATCTCCCTCACCACAGGGAAGAACACATCAGCCTCAGAGCTGGGAACAGGGAAGGAGAACCTCGGTACCTTCAGTTTGGGGAATGTGACAGTCAATACGGAATCCTCCCAGAGCTGGCTCATGCTCACCACGGAGACCTGGGATGGCACATCAGTGATGGAGGCCTTCAGCCTCAGAGGCCCTTGCGGCTGGGAAGGCAAGCTTCCTGTTCTAGCCTCCATCTTGGCAGGAATATTTTCTCTTGGCCCAGGGTGCTGCTGCTTGCCTGCTTCCTCTGGAGGAAGCGGGGGCTCTGAGACCCTCACACCAGGGACCTCAAGGGAGACAGAGCCTTTAGATAGATGGGTTCCAGACTGAGGGGTGGACAGATGTGTGTGCGAAGGCTCAACAGTGGAGTGATGCATCCTCGAGCCTGTCCCACGGAGATCACGTTTTACAACATCTGCATATGTTGGGCTCTCTACAGGCTTCACACTGGTCCCTTCCTCTGGGGACTCCAGGGAGATATGTGCCTCTACCTTGGACTCGGGCACGTGGGACAGTTGCACGCAGGCTGCTGCTTTTTCTTCTGCCTCCAAGGGTATGCTGATGACTGGAGTCTGTGACTTTGGAGTGGCTTCCTGTTCTCCAACCCCGTCTCGCTCCTTGGATGCCGAGCGTCTGAAACCAGGAACTCTGAACTTGGGCATTTTGAACCGGCGCTCATTCGACTCTGTCGACGTCTCTTTGGCTGTGGGATCCATCTCAGGGGTTTCCATGGTGCAGGCATTATCTCTCTGTCTACTGGACGGCTGCAGGACACCTTCTGTTCTGGATGTCACCAGTTCCCCAGAGGGCTGACTTGCAGAGACAATCATGAGGCTTTTGCTGTCACCTCTGACATTCGGATCATCTTTGGGAGGAGGAGACTCAGATTTGGACCTAACCAACTCTGCTGTGGTTGAGGAGGATCTGACATGGAGTTCTGTGGTGACATCTTTTGAAAGAGTGTCCCCAACATGGGCATCACTGACAGCTGTTTCTACGACTACCAAATCACCTCCAGATGTGGTACCACTGAGTGAAGGTCTCAGGTCTCCGTATGGCACAGCAGCCGTCCCCTTAGAAACCTTTATCTTGGGTAGTGCCAGTCTTGGCATGGAAAAGCTCAGCTTCCGGcttcttcccttctccacttCCTTGTCCAGAGGGGCACGCTCAGGGGATTCCACTGTGGAAACACTACTTTGAATTTGAGAATCCATTTCCATTGAGGACAAACCTAGACTAGGTGTGGCGGTCTCTTGTGACTGAGAATCACCTGTACGCTCTGCTGCCTTCTTTGGAGACCAATTAAATGAAGGTAGCTTGACGCTAGGCAATTTGAAGGAAGtgtcttttgcttcttccttAGATGCTTCAGGCGGCTGACTAATTAAAGGCTGACCGGAGGACCGACCCACGACACTACAAGCAGCAGTGTCAGAAGACAGGACCTGAGGGCCTACTGAACCAGACAGGGTGTGAGAGGTTACTAAAGAATGAACAACAGCCTCGGCCTCAGAATGAACACATTCAGCCTCTGAAAGTGGAAGAGATAAGGTAAATTTGGGTTTGTGAAATTTAGGGAACAAAATGCGAGCAgtaaaaggagggagggaagtatCCTGAGATTCATGTGCAGAGTCAACCATACTCAAAGAAGGGCGAACATATGACAACAAGGACTGAGAAGACACAGAAGGGGGTGAAAAACAAGCATTACTACAGTCATTACCCGAACCGGAAGCAATGTCCCTTGAGATAATGTCTTCATCAGAATATTGAAAAAATTCTTCCTGGTTAAGGGATCTAACACTAACCTGGTGGTCCACCACATCCACTCTGGGGCCCTTCAGGTCCACGTCGGGCCCCTTGAAGTCCACCTTAGGCATCTTGAGACTGGGCATCTGCACCTTTGGCAGGTGGCCCTTAAGGCCGACCCCAGCAGCAGCATGGGCGACAGACAGCTCTGCCTCCGGCAGCTGTCCCTCGGGCAGCTTCACGCCCACATGGCCAGCCTTGAGCTCCAGGGCGGCGGACGATACCTGAACGCTCAGGTCAGGGGTCTTCAGGTCGCCCTGTACTTGGGGCAGGGCCACGTCCACCTCCACCTTGGGCAAACCCACATCCAGAGCGGCCTCCACGCTGGGCTTGACAGGCACAGACACGCCAAAGGAGGGCATCTTGAACTTGGGCATCTTGAACTTGCTGTCTTTGGAGGCCATGTCCTTGTCAGCCAGGGCCAGGTCTCCCTCCAGCTTGGCACCTGGTGCCTGGATGTCTATCTCCACAGCCCGCAGGGAGACACCCAGGTCGGGGGCGCTCACCTCGCCCTTGGGACCCTTCACATCCACTTTGGGGCCCTTCAGGTCCATCTGGGGTCCCTTGAGGTCTACCTTGGGCATCTTGAGACTGGGCATCTGCACCTTGGGCAAGTGACCCTTCAGACCCACCCCAGGAGCAGCAGCCTGGACAACGGGCAGCTCTGCCTCGGGCAGCTGTCCCTCAGGCAGCTTCACGCCCATTTGGCCTGCCTTGAGCTCCAGGTCGGAAGATGGGAGCTGAATGCTTATGTCAGGGGTCTTCAGGTCACCCTGCACTTGGGGCAGGGCCACGTCTGCCTCCACCTTGGGTGCACCCACCTCAAGGGAGGCCTCCAAGTCGGGCTTGCCAGGTGCAGACATGCTGAAGGAGGGCATCTTGAACTTGGGCATCTTGAACTTGCTGTCTTTGGAGGCCACGTCCTTGTCAGCCAGGGCCAGGTCCCCCTCCAGCTTGGCACCGGGCACCTGGATGTCCACCTCCACGCCCGGCAGGGAGACCTCCAGATCGGGGGTGCTCACCTTGCCCTTGGGGCCCTTCACGTCCACTTTGGGGCCCTTTAGGTCCATCTGGGGTCCCTTGAGGTCTACCTTGGGCATCTTGAGACTTGGCATCTGCACCTTTGGCAGGTGGCCCTTCAGGCCAACCCTAGCACCAGCAGCCTGGGCGGCGGGCAGCTCTGCTTTGGGCAGCTGTCCCTCAGGCAGCTTCACGCCAACGTGGCCGTCTTTGAGCTCCAGGTCGGCAGATGGGAGCTGAATGCTTGGGTCAGGGGTCTTCAGGTCATGCTGCACATCGAGTGGGGCCACGTCCAACTCCACCTTGGGTGCACCTAACTCAAGAGAGGCCTCCACGCAGGGCTTGCCAGGCACAGACACGCCGAAGGAGGGCATCTTGAACTTGCTGTCTTTGGAGGCCACGTCCTTGTCGGCCAGAGTCAGGTCCCCCTCAAGCTTGGCACCGGGCGCCTGGATGTCCACCTCCACGACGGGCAGGGACACCTCCAGGTCAGGGGCACTCACCTCGCCTTTGGGGCCTTTCACATCCACTTTGTGTGCCTTCAGGTCCATGTGGGGTCCCTTGAGGTCTACCTTGGGCATCTTGAGACTGGGCTTCTGTACCTTGGGCAGGTGGCCCTTCAGGCcctccccagcagcagcagcctgggcgATGGGCAGCTCTGCCTCGGGCACCTGTCCCTCAGGTAGATTCACACCCACGTGGCCGTCCTTGAGCTCCAGGTCAGCAGATGGAAGCTGAACGCTTAGGCCAGGGGACTTCAGGTCGCCCTGCACATTGGGCAGGGCCACATCTGCCTCCACCTTGGGCAAGCCCACCTCCAGAGCAGCCTCCACGCTGGTCTTGCCAGGCGAAGACAGGCCGAAGGAAGGCATCTTGAACTTGGGCATCTTGAACTTGCTGTCTTTGGCGGCCACGTCCTTGTCGGCCAGAGCCAAGTACCCCTCCAGCTTGGCACCAGGCGACTGGATGTCCACTTCCACATCTGGCAGGGACACGTCCAGGTCAGGGGTGCTCACCTCGCCTTTGGGGCCCTTCACATCCACTTTATGTGCCTTCAGGTCCACGTGGGGTCCCTTGAGGTCTGCCTTGGGCATCTTGAGACTGGGCATCTGCACTTGGGGCAGGTGGCCCTTCAGGCAggccccagcagcagcaggctgagCAGCGGGTAGCTCTTTCTCAGGCAGCTGTCCCTCGGACAGCTTCACGCCCACGTGGCCAGCCTTGAGCTCCAGGTCGGCAGAAGGCAGCTCGACACTCAAGTCAGGGGTCTTAACATGGCCAGGCACTTGGGGTGGGGACATGTCTGACTCTACCTTGGGCAAGCCTGCCACCAGAGCGGCCTCCAAGCCGGACTTGCCAGGTGAAAACAAGCCGAAGGAGGGGATCTTGAACTTGGGCATCTTGAACTTGCTGTCTTTGGAGGCCACGTCCTTGTCACCCAGGGCCAGGTCCCCCTCCAGCTTGGCATCGGGCACCTGGATGTCCACCTCCACAATCGGCAGAGAGACCTCCAGGTCGGGGGCACTCACCTCGCCCTTGGGGCCCTTCACGTCCACTTTGGGGCCCTTCAGGTCCATCTGGGGTCCCTTGAGGTCTACCTTGGCCATCTTGAGACTGGGCATCTGCACCTTGGGCAGGTGGCCCTTCAGGCCAACCCCAGCATCAGCAGCCTGGGTGACGGGCAGCTCTGCCTNNNNNNNNNNNNNNNNNNNNNNNNNNNNNNNNNNNNNNNNNNNNNNNNNNNNNNNNNNNNNNNNNNNNNNNNNNNNNNNNNNNNNNNNNNNNNNNNNNNNNNNNNNNNNNNNNNNNNNNNNNNNNNNNNNNNNNNNNNNNNNNNNNNNNNNNNNNNNNNNNNNNNNNNNNNNNNNNNNNNNNNNNNNNNNNNNNNNNNNNNNNNNNNNNNNNNNNNNNNNNNNNNNNNNNNNNNNNNNNNNNNNNNNNNNNNNNNNNNNNNNNNNNNNNNNNNNNNNNNNNNNNNNNNNNNNNNNNNNNNNNNNNNNNNNNNNNNNNNNNNNNNNNNNNNNNNNNNNNNNNNNNNNNNNNNNNNNNNNNNNNNNNNNNNNNNNNNNNNNNNNNNNNNNNNNNNNNNNNNNNNNNNNNNNNNNNNNNNNNNNNNNNNNNNNNNNNNNNNNNNNNNNNNNNNNNNNNNNNNNNNNNNNNNNNNNNNNNNNNNNNNNNNNNNNNNNNNNNNNNNNNNNNNNNNNNNNNNNNNNNNNNNNNNNNNNNNNNNNNNNNNNNNNNNNNNNNNNNNNNNNNNNNNNNNNNNNNNNNNNNNNNNNNNNNNNNNNNNNNNNNNNNNNNNNNNNNNNNNNNNNNNNNNNNNNNNNNNNNNNNNNNNNNNNNNNNNNNNNNNNNNNNNNNNNNNNNNNNNNNNNNNNNNNNNNNNNNNNNNNNNNNNNNNNNNNNNNNNNNNNNNNNNNNNNNNNNNNNNNNNNNNNNNNNNNNNNNNNNNNNNNNNNNNNNNNNNNNNNNNNNNNNNNNNNNNNNNNNNNNNNNNNNNNNNNNNNNNNNNNNNNNNNNNNNNNNNNNNNNNNNNNNNNNNNNNNNNNNNNNNNNNNNNNNNNNNNNNNNNNNNNNNNNNNNNNNNNNNNNNNNNNNNNNNNNNNNNNNNNNNNNNNNNNNNNNNNNNNNNNNNNNNNNNNNNNNNNNNNNNNNNNNNNNNNNNNNNNNNNNNNNNNNNNNNNNNNNNNNNNNNNNNNNNNNNNNNNNNNNNNNNNNNNNNNNNNNNNNNNNNNNNNNNNNNNNNNNNNNNNNNNNNNNNNNNNNNNNNNNNNNNNNNNNNNNNNNNNNNNNNNNNNNNNNNNNNNNNNNNNNNNNNNNNNNNNNNNNNNNNNNNNNNNNNNNNNNNNNNNNNNNNNNNNNNNNNNNNNNNNNNNNNNNNNNNNNNNNNNNNNNNNNNNNNNNNNNNNNNNNNNNNNNNNNNNNNNNNNNNNNNNNNNNNNNNNNNNNNNNNNNNNNNNNNNNNNNNNNNNNNNNNNNNNNNNNNNNNNNNNNNNNNNNNNNNNNNNNNNNNNNNNNNNNNNNNNNNNNNNNNNNNNNNNNNNNNNNNNNNNNNNNNNNNNNNNNNNNNNNNNNNNNNNNNNNNNNNNNNNNNNNNNNNNNNNNNNNNNNNNNNNNNNNNNNNNNNNNNNNNNNNNNNNNNNNNNNNNNNNNNNNNNNNNNNNNNNNNNNNNNNNNNNNNNNNNNNNNNNNNNNNNNNNNNNNNNNNNNNNNNNNNNNNNNNNNNNNNNNNNNNNNNNNNNNNNNNNNNNNNNNNNNNNNNNNNNNNNNNNNNNNNNNNNNNNNNNNNNNNNNNNNNNNNNNNNNNNNNNNNNNNNNNNNNNNNNNNNNNNNNNNNNNNNNNNNNNNNNNNNNNNNNNNNNNNNNNNNNNNNNNNNNNNNNNNNNNNNNNNNNNNNNNNNNNNNNNNNNNNNNNNNNNNNNNNNNNNNNNNNNNNNNNNNNNNNNNNNNNNNNNNNNNNNNNNNNNNNNNNNNNNNNNNNNNNNNNNNNNNNNNNNNNNNNNNNNNNNNNNNNNNNNNNNNNNNNNNNNNNNNNNNNNNNNNNNNNNNNNNNNNNNNNNNNNNNNNNNNNNNNNNNNNNNNNNNNNNNNNNNNNNNNNNNNNNNNNNNNNNNNNNNNNNNNNNNNNNNNNNNNNNNNNNNNNNNNNNNNNNNNNNNNNNNNNNNNNNNNNNNNNNNNNNNNNNNNNNNNNNNNNNNNNNNNNNNNNNNNNNNNNNNNNNNNNNNNNNNNNNNNNNNNNNNNNNNNNNNNNNNNNNNNNNNNNNNNNNNNNNNNNNNNNNNNNNNNNNNNNNNNNNNNNNNNNNNNNNNNNNNNNNNNNNNNNNNNNNNNNNNNNNNNNNNNNNNNNNNNNNNNNNNNNNNNNNNNNNNNNNNNNNNNNNNNNNNNNNNNNNNNNNNNNNNNNNNNNNNNNNNNNNNNNNNNNNNNNNNNNNNNNNNNNNNNNNNNNNNNNNNNNNNNNNNNNNNNNNNNNNNNNNNNNNNNNNNNNNNNNNNNNNNNNNNNNNNNNNNNNNNNNNNNNNNNNNNNNNNNNNNNNNNNNNNNNNNNNNNNNNNNNNNNNNNNNNNNNNNNNNNNNNNNNNNNNNNNNNNNNNNNNNNNNNNNNNNNNNNNNNNNNNNNNNNNNNNNNNNNNNNNNNNNNNNNNNNNNNNNNNNNNNNNNNNNNNNNNNNNNNNNNNNNNNNNNNNNNNNNNNNNNNNNNNNNNNNNNNNNNNNNNNNNNNNNNNNNNNNNNNNNNNNNNNNNNNNNNNNNNNNNNNNNNNNNNNNNNNNNNNNNNNNNNNNNNNNNNNNNNNNNNNNNNNNNNNNNNNNNNNNNNNNNNNNNNNNNNNNNNNNNNNNNNNNNNNNNNNNNNNNNNNNNNNNNNNNNNNNNNNNNNNNNNNNNNNNNNNNNNNNNNNNNNNNNNNNNNNNNNNNNNNNNNNNNNNNNNNNNNNNNNNNNNNNNNNNNNNNNNNNNNNNNNNNNNNNNNNNNNNNNNNNNNNNNNNNNNNNNNNNNNNNNNNNNNNNNNNNNNNNNNNNNNNNNNNNNNNNNNNNNNNNNNNNNNNNNNNNNNNNNNNNNNNNNNNNNNNNNNNNNNNNNNNNNNNNNNNNNNNNNNNNNNNNNNNNNNNNNNNNNNNNNNNNNNNNNNNNNNNNNNNNNNNNNNNNNNNNNNNNNNNNNNNNNNNNNNNNNNNNNNNNNNNNNNNNNNNNNNNNNNNNNNNNNNNNNNNNNNNNNNNNNNNNNNNNNNNNNNNNNNNNNNNNNNNNNNNNNNNNNNNNNNNNNNNNNNNNNNNNNNNNNNNNNNNNNNNNNNNNNNNNNNNNNNNNNNNNNNNNNNNNNNNNNNNNNNNNNNNNNNNNNNNNNNNNNNNNNNNNNNNNNNNNNNNNNNNNNNNNNNNNNNNNNNNNNNNNNNNNNNNNNNNNNNNNNNNNNNNNNNNNNNNNNNNNNNNNNNNNNNNNNNNNNNNNNNNNNNNNNNNNNNNNNNNNNNNNNNNNNNNNNNNNNNNNNNNNNNNNNNNNNNNNNNNNNNNNNNNNNNNNNNNNNNNNNNNNNNNNNNNNNNNNNNNNNNNNNNNNNNNNNNNNNNNNNNNNNNNNNNNNNNNNNNNNNNNNNNNNNNNNNNNNNNNNNNNNNNNNNNNNNNNNNNNNNNNNNNNNNNNNNNNNNNNNNNNNNNNNNNNNNNNNNNNNNNNNNNNNNNNNNNNNNNNNNNNNNNNNNNNNNNNNNNNNNNNNNNNNNNNNNNNNNNNNNNNNNNNNNNNNNNNNNNNNNNNNNNNNNNNNNNNNNNNNNNNNNNNNNNNNNNNNNNNNNNNNNNNNNNNNNNNNNNNNNNNNNNNNNNNNNNNNNNNNNNNNNNNNNNNNNNNNNNNNNNNNNNNNNNNNNNNNNNNNNNNNNNNNNNNNNNNNNNNNNNNNNNNNNNNNNNNNNNNNNNNNNNNNNNNNNNNNNNNNNNNNNNNNNNNNNNNNNNNNNNNNNNNNNNNNNNNNNNNNNNNNNNNNNNNNNNNNNNNNNNNNNNNNNNNNNNNNNNNNNNNNNNNNNNNNNNNNNNNNNNNNNNNNNNNNNNNNNNNNNNNNNNNNNNNNNNNNNNNNNNNNNNNNNNNNNNNNNNNNNNNNNNNNNNNNNNNNNNNNNNNNNNNNNNNNNNNNNNNNNNNNNNNNNNNNNNNNNNNNNNNNNNNNNNNNNNNNNNNNNNNNNNNNNNNNNNNNNNNNNNNNNNNNNNNNNNNNNNNNNNNNNNNNNNNNNNNNNNNNNNNNNNNNNNNNNNNNNNNNNNNNNNNNNNNNNNNNNNNNNNNNNNNNNNNNNNNNNNNNNNNNNNNNNNNNNNNNNNNNNNNNNNNNNNNNNNNNNNNNNNNNNNNNNNNNNNNNNNNNNNNNNNNNNNNNNNNNNNNNNNNNNNNNNNNNNNNNNNNNNNNNNNNNNNNNNNNNNNNNNNNNNNNNNNNNNNNNNNNNNNNNNNNNNNNNNNNNNNNNNNNNNNNNNNNNNNNNNNNNNNNNNNNNNNNNNNNNNNNNNNNNNNNNNNNNNNNNNNNNNNNNNNNNNNNNNNNNNNNNNNNNNNNNNNNNNNNNNNNNNNNNNNNNNNNNNNNNNNNNNNNNNNNNNNNNNNNNNNNNNNNNNNNNNNNNNNNNNNNNNNNNNNNNNNNNNNNNNNNNNNNNNNNNNNNNNNNNNNNNNNNNNNNNNNNNNNNNNNNNNNNNNNNNNNNNNNNNNNNNNNNNNNNNNNNNNNNNNNNNNNNNNNNNNNNNNNNNNNNNNNNNNNNNNNNNNNNNNNNNNNNNNNNNNNNNNNNNNNNNNNNNNNNNNNNNNNNNNNNNNNNNNNNNNNNNNNNNNNNNNNNNNNNNNNNNNNNNNNNNNNNNNNNNNNNNNNNNNNNNNNNNNNNNNNNNNNNNNNNNNNNNNNNNNNNNNNNNNNNNNNNNNNNNNNNNNNNNNNNNNNNNNNNNNNNNNNNNNNNNNNNNNNNNNNNNNNNNNNNNNNNNNNNNNNNNNNNNNNNNNNNNNNNNNNNNNNNNNNNNNNNNNNNNNNNNNNNNNNNNNNNNNNNNNNNNNNNNNNNNNNNNNNNNNNNNNNNNNNNNNNNNNNNNNNNNNNNNNNNNNNNNNNNNNNNNNNNNNNNNNNNNNNNNNNNNNNNNNNNNNNNNNNNNNNNNNNNNNNNNNNNNNNNNNNNNNNNNNNNNNNNNNNNNNNNNNNNNNNNNNNNNNNNNNNNNNNNNNNNNNNNNNNNNNNNNNNNNNNNNNNNNNNNNNNNNNNNNNNNNNNNNNNNNNNNNNNNNNNNNNNNNNNNNNNNNNNNNNNNNNNNNNNNNNNNNNNNNNNNNNNNNNNNNNNNNNNNNNNNNNNNNNNNNNNNNNNNNNNNNNNNNNNNNNNNNNNNNNNNNNNNNNNNNNNNNNNNNNNNNNNNNNNNNNNNNNNNNNNNNNNNNNNNNNNNNNNNNNNNNNNNNNNNNNNNNNNNNNNNNNNNNNNNNNNNNNNNNNNNNNNNNNNNNNNNNNNNNNNNNNNNNNNNNNNNNNNNNNNNNNNNNNNNNNNNNNNNNNNNNNNNNNNNNNNNNNNNNNNNNNNNNNNNNNNNNNNNNNNNNNNNNNNNNNNNNNNNNNNNNNNNNNNNNNNNNNNNNNNNNNNNNNNNNNNNNNNNNNNNNNNNNNNNNNNNNNNNNNNNNNNNNNNNNNNNNNNNNNNNNNNNNNNNNNNNNNNNNNNNNNNNNNNNNNNNNNNNNNNNNNNNNNNNNNNNNNNNNNNNNNNNNNNNNNNNNNNNNNNNNNNNNNNNNNNNNNNNNNNNNNNNNNNNNNNNNNNNNNNNNNNNNNNNNNNNNNNNNNNNNNNNNNNNNNNNNNNNNNNNNNNNNNNNNNNNNNNNNNNNNNNNNNNNNNNNNNNNNNNNNNNNNNNNNNNNNNNNNNNNNNNNNNNNNNNNNNNNNNNNNNNNNNNNNNNNNNNNNNNNNNNNNNNNNNNNNNNNNNNNNNNNNNNNNNNNNNNNNNNNNNNNNNNNNNNNNNNNNNNNNNNNNNNNNNNNNNNNNNNNNNNNNNNNNNNNNNNNNNNNNNNNNNNN
Above is a genomic segment from Mus pahari chromosome 7, PAHARI_EIJ_v1.1, whole genome shotgun sequence containing:
- the Ahnak2 gene encoding protein AHNAK2, encoding MPSLKMPKVDFKGPDVDLKGPRVDVVDHQVSVRSLNQEEFFQYSDEDIISRDIASGSGNDCSNACFSPPSVSSQSLLSYVRPSLSMVDSAHESQDTSLPPFTARILFPKFHKPKFTLSLPLSEAECVHSEAEAVVHSLVTSHTLSGSVGPQVLSSDTAACSVVGRSSGQPLISQPPEASKEEAKDTSFKLPSVKLPSFNWSPKKAAERTGDSQSQETATPSLGLSSMEMDSQIQSSVSTVESPERAPLDKEVEKGRSRKLSFSMPRLALPKIKVSKGTAAVPYGDLRPSLSGTTSGGDLVVVETAVSDAHVGDTLSKDVTTELHVRSSSTTAELVRSKSESPPPKDDPNVRGDSKSLMIVSASQPSGELVTSRTEGVLQPSSRQRDNACTMETPEMDPTAKETSTESNERRFKMPKFRVPGFRRSASKERDGVGEQEATPKSQTPVISIPLEAEEKAAACVQLSHVPESKVEAHISLESPEEGTSVKPVESPTYADVVKRDLRGTGSRMHHSTVEPSHTHLSTPQSGTHLSKGSVSLEVPGVRVSEPPLPPEEAGKQQHPGPRENIPAKMEARTGSLPSQPQGPLRLKASITDVPSQVSVVSMSQLWEDSVLTVTFPKLKVPRFSFPVPSSEADVFFPVVREIETSIASPTHTGSPEPWEASILKTGTEDTRMPPASLEQSLEASPISKVRVHIQGARGESQEVAIPSRMERSSADPLAPGAFCTQIVRESEIPASTIQTPSYGFSLLKVNIPEPPVQACVYTVAPDSQTQEGVGGAPSPAAAGGHTVPAEVPPDTGEPFEIISSSVGMPPGPQLADSTSDEEPAEILEFPEDSQEVKVSGMDTKQKAEGKKASLLWSWLPSIGFSSVEEMAAESRDTTQRSPVHVQPTARLDPELPRKQEKAGWFRFPKLGFSSSPTKKPRSTDDREGQEEHKPQEETVTFFDARESFSPEEEEEAKSEGTSARPGSEAMVASSARTELVLLEQSRDTGDKSIPRPVAK